In one window of Cytophagaceae bacterium ABcell3 DNA:
- a CDS encoding glycosyltransferase — METKLKWTEKPVIRAEAPTPGQQFVLRALIFGGVVSIVVFLVWFFSEPRMGYAPLYWPLTAVMVFKLIRMIHEWYHYYDISIPEKPVQDKDYKVDMLTTFCEGEPYEMIERTLIAMKAVRYPHKTYLCDEADDPYLREFCKQHDVVHVTRTEKVNAKAGNINNALKQADGEICVILDPDHEPHPDFLHRVLPYFEDPKLGYAQCVQGYHNHRESLVAFGAAEQTYHFYGPMMMAMNSYGTAQAIGANCTFRRAALDSIGGHAPGLAEDMHTSMRIHAEGWKSIYVPEVLSKGQVPSSLSSYYKQQLKWSRGTFDLLFYVLPSLFSKLTWRQKLHYSILPLYFLGGVMDMFNILIPILALVLSEFPWRVDLLELSAVFLPLLVFTLLIRQYSQRWLMEKHEKGLHLTGGLLRIGAWWVYTLGFVYTIFKIKVPYIPTPKDDTPQNEWKLAIPGFVALSLSLVAIVYGLNRDWNPYTFFMAGLASVNVLILTFSMLSGQQKLMLQIRDFFAGTEKSEAVTRPVRVWLWHIRYGFYDLLRFASPVFAIAVVIGVGGYFYLYEKETPMTVFKKKLKDTGGFFTGVYMPEVYTKNAYNHEPIAALENEFQTKFSLVSLTHKWVKGEHIGFSDTPLKLISDGGGYPFVTLEPWPDSLALNKGGEIFKEIHEGKHDKHIEEYARAVQELGSPLFIRFAPAPDNPLKVWSEKYGCTSEDYIKAWRYVVSLFHRQGASNVAWVWDIRDNQKLYKYWPGKKYVDWVGVSCLNYGVAFAGQDWKKFNDLYQPFRSKILEHDEIRSKPVLLTEFGSTSLGGDQMAWMEDAFDKIIHKYAEVKGLVFYYSRQDKCWMSEWKSDSNYVCVDWTFKKLDKVEPKFRKVILPKKENAAPGFLRLISDKGGEKAPDAKRSDAIKKVDGSFQFNVDDKPYYIRGVVYNTGDFWEKGHLPLTRSILSADLRRIKEMGANTIRRYDQNIYDVNVLNIADEEDLKVIYGISLNPATDYLKDSVAKKKSLKRVRSIVDRYKDKDAVLAWTIGGPVWNELEKSYQKPYLYLVRKAYTSFVEEVIQEIRKIDPDRPVMVVLNQSPELPAALIEFRESLPSADIIGLNAYDEHYMASMSGLMEEHDPDRPYVFSEFGPQPYELTDDNDAYVYEEDADFYKGDRYFWKWVKHIDLKKGENLGGLAFCWKDLNKGIATWFGMADYKGRLKPPYYSLKKVWTGEDIPVDFPEIYIEGQDGGFVRGGKSTFNLSYITESDDFTKTEWYFSPEARFSGESLIAEGVDEVEVTLPDEPGRYRLYVFVLDSEDNVVTESKLVHIR, encoded by the coding sequence GTGGAAACTAAATTAAAATGGACCGAGAAACCTGTTATTCGTGCTGAAGCCCCAACACCGGGCCAGCAGTTTGTGTTGCGCGCACTGATTTTTGGTGGTGTGGTTTCAATAGTGGTTTTTCTTGTATGGTTTTTTTCAGAACCCCGTATGGGATATGCGCCGCTTTATTGGCCACTTACTGCCGTAATGGTTTTCAAACTCATTCGAATGATTCATGAATGGTACCATTACTATGATATCAGTATACCTGAAAAACCTGTTCAGGATAAGGATTATAAGGTGGATATGTTGACTACTTTTTGTGAAGGAGAACCTTATGAAATGATAGAAAGGACTTTGATAGCTATGAAAGCAGTCCGCTATCCTCATAAAACCTACCTTTGCGATGAGGCTGACGATCCGTATTTGCGAGAATTCTGTAAACAGCATGATGTTGTTCATGTTACCAGGACAGAAAAAGTCAATGCTAAAGCAGGAAATATCAATAATGCCCTTAAGCAGGCCGACGGCGAAATATGTGTAATACTTGATCCTGATCATGAACCGCACCCAGATTTTCTGCATAGGGTGTTGCCATATTTTGAGGATCCTAAGCTAGGTTATGCTCAATGCGTGCAGGGGTACCATAACCACCGAGAGAGCTTGGTCGCTTTTGGTGCTGCTGAACAGACGTACCATTTCTATGGGCCAATGATGATGGCTATGAACAGTTATGGAACTGCTCAAGCTATTGGCGCTAACTGTACTTTTCGTCGGGCTGCACTTGATTCTATAGGTGGCCATGCTCCGGGACTTGCAGAAGATATGCATACCTCTATGCGCATTCATGCAGAGGGGTGGAAATCCATATATGTGCCTGAAGTACTTTCTAAAGGACAGGTTCCTTCCTCATTGTCTTCTTATTATAAACAGCAGTTAAAATGGTCCAGAGGGACTTTTGACCTGCTGTTTTATGTGCTGCCGTCTTTGTTTTCCAAGTTGACCTGGCGACAAAAACTGCATTACTCTATTTTGCCTTTGTATTTCCTTGGAGGTGTCATGGATATGTTTAATATCTTAATTCCTATCCTTGCTCTTGTGCTTAGTGAATTTCCTTGGCGGGTAGACCTGCTAGAGTTGTCGGCTGTCTTTTTGCCATTGTTGGTTTTTACCTTGCTCATTAGGCAATACAGTCAGCGGTGGTTGATGGAAAAGCATGAAAAAGGGCTTCATCTAACAGGTGGTCTCTTGCGCATTGGGGCTTGGTGGGTCTATACTTTAGGCTTTGTTTATACAATTTTCAAAATCAAAGTACCATATATACCCACACCTAAAGATGATACACCTCAAAATGAGTGGAAATTGGCCATTCCTGGATTTGTCGCATTGTCTCTTTCCTTAGTAGCTATTGTCTATGGATTGAACAGGGACTGGAACCCTTATACTTTCTTTATGGCAGGTTTGGCTTCTGTAAATGTTTTGATTCTTACATTTTCCATGTTGTCAGGTCAGCAAAAGCTTATGCTGCAGATTAGGGACTTCTTTGCAGGTACTGAAAAATCTGAAGCTGTTACAAGACCAGTTAGGGTTTGGTTATGGCACATTCGTTATGGTTTTTACGATCTGTTAAGGTTTGCCTCTCCTGTTTTTGCTATAGCTGTAGTGATTGGGGTAGGGGGATACTTTTATTTATACGAAAAAGAAACTCCTATGACTGTGTTCAAGAAAAAGTTGAAGGATACAGGAGGTTTCTTTACAGGTGTTTATATGCCAGAAGTATATACAAAAAACGCTTATAATCATGAACCAATTGCTGCGCTTGAGAATGAATTTCAGACAAAGTTCTCCTTGGTCTCTTTGACGCATAAATGGGTTAAAGGAGAACATATTGGGTTTTCAGATACTCCTTTAAAATTAATAAGTGATGGCGGAGGTTACCCTTTTGTTACATTAGAACCTTGGCCAGACTCTTTAGCTTTAAATAAAGGGGGTGAAATTTTTAAAGAAATTCACGAAGGGAAGCATGATAAGCATATTGAGGAATATGCCCGCGCTGTACAAGAACTGGGGAGCCCATTGTTTATCAGGTTTGCGCCAGCACCTGACAACCCTTTAAAGGTTTGGTCAGAAAAGTATGGCTGTACTTCGGAGGACTATATAAAAGCCTGGAGGTATGTTGTAAGCTTGTTTCATAGACAAGGAGCTTCTAATGTTGCCTGGGTGTGGGACATACGTGACAATCAAAAGTTGTATAAGTATTGGCCAGGGAAGAAGTATGTGGACTGGGTAGGGGTGAGCTGCTTAAACTATGGTGTTGCATTTGCAGGACAAGACTGGAAAAAATTTAATGATTTGTACCAGCCTTTCCGGTCTAAGATTTTAGAACACGATGAAATTAGAAGTAAGCCTGTACTGTTGACAGAGTTCGGATCTACTAGCCTTGGCGGTGACCAGATGGCCTGGATGGAAGATGCCTTTGATAAAATTATCCATAAATATGCAGAGGTCAAAGGGTTGGTGTTTTATTACAGTAGGCAAGACAAATGTTGGATGTCTGAATGGAAATCGGATAGTAACTACGTTTGTGTAGATTGGACTTTTAAGAAACTTGATAAAGTCGAACCCAAGTTTAGAAAAGTTATTTTGCCTAAAAAAGAAAATGCAGCTCCTGGTTTCTTAAGGTTGATTTCTGATAAAGGTGGAGAAAAAGCCCCTGATGCGAAAAGGAGTGATGCGATTAAGAAAGTTGACGGTTCGTTCCAGTTTAATGTTGATGATAAACCTTATTACATCAGAGGTGTGGTGTATAATACAGGAGACTTCTGGGAAAAAGGCCATCTTCCCCTTACAAGGAGTATTTTGTCGGCCGACCTGAGACGGATAAAGGAAATGGGGGCTAACACCATCAGGCGTTATGATCAAAATATATATGATGTAAATGTGCTTAATATTGCAGATGAAGAAGACCTTAAGGTTATCTATGGTATTTCTTTAAACCCTGCAACAGATTATTTGAAAGATTCTGTGGCAAAGAAAAAGTCCTTAAAAAGAGTACGCTCTATAGTAGATAGGTATAAGGACAAAGATGCGGTATTGGCGTGGACAATAGGAGGGCCTGTGTGGAATGAACTTGAAAAAAGTTATCAAAAGCCATACTTGTATTTGGTACGGAAAGCATATACTTCATTTGTGGAAGAGGTAATTCAAGAGATTCGGAAAATAGACCCTGATAGGCCAGTTATGGTTGTGCTTAATCAAAGTCCAGAACTTCCTGCTGCACTTATCGAGTTTCGAGAGAGTTTGCCTTCTGCTGATATTATAGGGTTAAATGCTTACGATGAACATTATATGGCATCTATGTCTGGGTTGATGGAAGAGCATGACCCTGATAGACCATATGTTTTCTCTGAGTTCGGACCTCAGCCGTATGAGCTTACTGACGATAATGACGCTTATGTGTATGAAGAAGATGCCGATTTTTATAAAGGTGATCGGTACTTCTGGAAGTGGGTTAAACATATTGATCTAAAGAAAGGAGAAAATCTAGGTGGGTTAGCTTTTTGCTGGAAAGACCTTAATAAAGGAATTGCCACCTGGTTTGGTATGGCTGATTATAAAGGAAGGCTCAAACCTCCTTATTATAGTTTGAAGAAAGTATGGACGGGAGAAGATATTCCTGTTGACTTTCCTGAAATCTATATAGAGGGGCAGGACGGAGGTTTTGTTCGAGGAGGGAAAAGCACCTTTAATTTATCTTATATAACCGAATCCGATGATTTTACTAAAACAGAGTGGTATTTTAGTCCAGAAGCTAGGTTTAGTGGTGAAAGTTTAATTGCCGAAGGTGTAGACGAAGTAGAAGTTACTCTTCCTGACGAACCGGGGCGTTACCGCTTATATGTATTTGTCCTCGATAGTGAAGATAATGTAGTGACTGAATCTAAGCTTGTTCATATCAGATAG
- a CDS encoding right-handed parallel beta-helix repeat-containing protein, whose protein sequence is MIRKKSAFQTSLSVLALAFAVTFSQCKKKEDEINPQGSQRVSVDDEPDMSMADVDYVISKGETVVDNDELDLPAGSVIVIESGTRGPLLIRNFNGNDGGKYKFVNAGGAVEFQVPKSNAYSIKVENSTFFSISGNGGADEYGIRVNGGNNGLQIDDLSSNFTVNNLEIYNCGFAGIMAKTDPRCDGSANRGEFTMKDVHLFNNYIHDVEGEGFYIGNSFYAGWTGNNNCSGSELFPHDIHGLRLHDNIVQNTGWDGIQVGCASMDTEIYNNVVDNYGYKGEPVHSNGIQLGEGTTGKCYNNTIRNGRGNGIILLGLGDNQVYNNLIVNPEERGAFADSRYTNQGSDFAFYNNTIVNPGSEGILIYSTVTNNQAYNNIIVGTDKYVEFGNGAEGEEKNNFESENIEDAQFVNAASGDFRLDENSPCINGGVNLSYFRYDLDENMRPNGTSFDIGAFEH, encoded by the coding sequence ATGATTCGAAAAAAATCAGCATTTCAAACCTCTTTGTCGGTATTAGCCTTGGCTTTTGCTGTGACATTTTCGCAATGTAAGAAAAAAGAAGACGAAATTAATCCACAGGGATCTCAACGTGTATCTGTTGATGATGAGCCAGACATGTCTATGGCAGATGTGGATTATGTAATTAGTAAAGGTGAAACTGTGGTTGACAATGACGAATTGGATCTTCCGGCTGGTAGTGTAATCGTAATTGAGTCTGGAACCCGAGGGCCTTTGTTGATAAGGAACTTCAATGGCAATGACGGTGGTAAGTATAAGTTTGTTAATGCCGGGGGAGCAGTAGAGTTTCAAGTTCCCAAATCCAACGCATACTCTATTAAAGTGGAAAATAGTACTTTTTTTAGTATATCAGGAAATGGAGGTGCTGACGAATATGGGATTAGGGTTAATGGAGGTAATAATGGCCTGCAAATTGATGACCTTAGTTCCAATTTTACGGTAAACAACCTTGAAATTTACAATTGTGGCTTTGCCGGAATTATGGCCAAAACTGACCCTCGCTGTGATGGTTCTGCCAACAGGGGCGAGTTTACAATGAAAGATGTGCATTTGTTTAACAACTATATACATGATGTAGAAGGTGAAGGGTTTTATATTGGCAATAGCTTCTATGCAGGATGGACTGGAAACAATAATTGCTCTGGCTCAGAACTGTTCCCTCATGATATACATGGTCTAAGGCTGCATGACAATATCGTGCAAAACACTGGATGGGATGGGATTCAGGTAGGTTGTGCTTCTATGGACACTGAAATCTACAACAACGTAGTGGACAACTATGGTTATAAAGGAGAACCTGTGCACAGTAATGGTATTCAGCTAGGGGAAGGTACTACTGGTAAATGCTATAACAACACTATTAGAAACGGCCGAGGTAATGGTATTATCTTGTTAGGATTGGGCGATAACCAAGTCTATAACAATTTAATTGTTAACCCTGAGGAGCGAGGTGCTTTTGCAGACAGTAGATATACCAATCAAGGATCTGACTTCGCTTTTTATAACAACACGATCGTTAACCCAGGCTCAGAAGGTATCCTGATTTACAGTACAGTAACCAATAACCAAGCTTATAACAATATTATTGTTGGAACTGATAAGTATGTTGAGTTTGGTAATGGGGCCGAGGGTGAAGAGAAAAACAATTTTGAAAGCGAGAATATTGAAGATGCACAGTTTGTTAATGCAGCAAGTGGCGATTTTAGACTTGATGAAAACTCCCCTTGCATCAACGGAGGTGTTAATTTATCATATTTTAGATATGATTTGGATGAGAATATGAGGCCAAACGGAACCTCGTTCGATATAGGAGCTTTTGAACACTAA
- a CDS encoding right-handed parallel beta-helix repeat-containing protein, translated as MKTLFLNLLFVIFFISEVQAESHLIPVHQDFVDGDKLRVLPGDTLLIEAGERRFLQIRNISGNEREPIVVMNHSGAVIIDDDAHYYGLYLSNCSFFKLTGSGKVKGSDYGFQIRSTGPKANGLSVDGGSTDFEIEFVEVKNAGFAGIMAKSDPDCDEEYTKDNFVMKNVSIHDNYIHHSKGEGIYIGNSFYGGWDRNQNCPGKTLFPHEIHNLKVFNNKVEHVGWDGIQVGCATEEVYIYDNLVIKYGLKAEKYQSNGIQVGEGTRGVVAGNVVAEGKGNGMIILGKGENLLINNLLIKPGENGFFCDSRITDKGSEFVFANNTIVEPAQTGFMIYSKITDNKLVNNIVISNNDEKPFVDTLSGDVPLFEESNLFLMDKKNNGIAIDHNFSYSLSKKSPAYGNGQDISHLIEKYGCQFILNELKDFHQGYLGN; from the coding sequence ATGAAGACCTTATTTTTAAACCTCTTGTTTGTTATATTTTTTATTTCTGAAGTTCAAGCTGAAAGTCATTTGATTCCTGTTCATCAAGATTTTGTTGATGGAGATAAACTTCGTGTATTGCCAGGCGATACACTGCTAATAGAAGCAGGTGAGCGTCGTTTTCTGCAAATAAGAAATATATCAGGCAATGAACGGGAGCCAATAGTGGTTATGAACCATAGCGGTGCAGTCATTATAGATGATGATGCCCACTACTATGGGCTCTATTTGTCAAATTGTAGTTTTTTTAAATTAACTGGTTCGGGTAAAGTAAAAGGGTCTGACTATGGCTTTCAAATCAGGAGTACAGGGCCTAAAGCAAATGGATTAAGTGTTGATGGGGGAAGTACTGACTTTGAAATAGAGTTTGTGGAGGTGAAAAATGCAGGTTTTGCCGGTATAATGGCTAAGTCTGACCCTGATTGCGATGAGGAATATACCAAGGATAATTTTGTTATGAAAAATGTTAGCATACATGACAATTATATCCACCACTCCAAAGGTGAAGGCATTTATATAGGAAATTCATTTTATGGAGGATGGGATAGGAACCAAAACTGTCCGGGTAAAACCCTTTTTCCACATGAGATACATAATCTGAAGGTCTTTAATAATAAAGTTGAACATGTTGGTTGGGATGGCATTCAGGTAGGTTGTGCCACTGAAGAAGTATATATATACGATAATTTGGTTATTAAGTATGGGCTTAAAGCTGAAAAATACCAAAGCAACGGGATTCAGGTAGGAGAGGGCACCCGTGGGGTGGTGGCAGGAAATGTAGTTGCTGAAGGTAAAGGGAATGGTATGATCATTTTAGGCAAGGGGGAAAATCTTTTGATCAATAACCTGCTTATAAAACCTGGAGAAAATGGCTTTTTTTGTGATAGCAGGATAACTGACAAGGGAAGTGAGTTTGTGTTTGCCAATAATACCATTGTAGAACCTGCCCAAACGGGTTTTATGATTTACAGTAAAATTACTGATAATAAATTGGTTAATAATATTGTGATAAGCAACAATGATGAAAAGCCATTTGTTGATACCTTGAGTGGAGATGTGCCTCTTTTTGAGGAAAGCAACTTGTTTTTAATGGATAAGAAAAATAATGGAATTGCTATAGACCATAACTTTTCTTATAGTTTAAGTAAAAAATCCCCTGCTTATGGGAATGGACAAGATATATCTCATCTCATTGAAAAATATGGCTGTCAGTTTATCCTAAACGAGTTAAAGGATTTTCATCAAGGGTATTTGGGCAATTAA
- a CDS encoding glycoside hydrolase family 2 TIM barrel-domain containing protein — MPIKNFTLIVLVIVPLVFACETNTNKEPLESKKVYFKKEGDTYTLYRNGKPYYIKGAAGHQHINKIKTYGGNSIRTWGGEKNTKAILDSAWKHGLSVTVGLYISPLRHGFNYNDPKAVKDQKNRIKNTVNELKGHPAVLMWALGNELEHMPGDLEGDIPKMYESVNDLAQMIHDIDPDHPVSTMIVPFRKTIRNINKYCPDIDILGFNSFSGLHSLKSKVNTPYYGWNKPYIVSEWGSPGWWEAQNTLWDMPLEETSTKKAVLLKERYESFIAPEKDQCIGSYVFYWGFKQEKTATWFSMFDPDGNHSETVLAMHYLWTGENQPFHSIPKLQKVTLDGQAPNENVFITAEKKYQLEAVVDTLKDENFEVIWEIKPENEAISYWGEKEKVAPPVFATKGKGLYKTRFTAPKEEGAYRAYCYIYNKEGGFATGNFPFYVLEYENQITKHH; from the coding sequence ATGCCGATAAAAAATTTCACGTTGATTGTTTTGGTAATTGTACCTTTAGTATTTGCTTGTGAAACCAATACTAACAAGGAGCCATTGGAAAGTAAAAAGGTATATTTTAAAAAGGAAGGCGACACATACACCCTATACAGAAATGGGAAACCCTATTATATAAAAGGGGCTGCAGGACACCAGCATATCAATAAAATAAAAACTTACGGTGGCAATTCAATCAGAACTTGGGGAGGCGAGAAAAACACCAAAGCCATTCTTGACAGCGCATGGAAACATGGCTTGTCTGTGACCGTAGGGCTCTATATTTCTCCTCTTAGGCATGGATTTAACTACAATGACCCAAAGGCTGTTAAAGACCAAAAAAACAGAATAAAAAATACCGTCAATGAACTAAAAGGCCATCCGGCCGTATTAATGTGGGCGCTTGGCAATGAACTAGAACATATGCCAGGCGACCTTGAGGGCGATATTCCGAAAATGTATGAATCGGTCAACGACCTGGCCCAAATGATTCATGACATAGACCCAGACCATCCAGTATCAACAATGATAGTGCCTTTCCGAAAAACTATCAGGAATATAAACAAATACTGCCCTGACATAGACATACTTGGATTTAATAGCTTTAGTGGGTTACACAGCCTCAAAAGCAAGGTAAACACCCCCTACTATGGCTGGAACAAACCTTACATAGTTTCGGAATGGGGTTCGCCAGGCTGGTGGGAAGCACAAAACACCCTCTGGGATATGCCTCTTGAAGAAACCAGCACAAAAAAAGCCGTGTTGCTCAAAGAGAGGTATGAAAGTTTTATTGCTCCAGAAAAAGACCAGTGTATAGGCTCTTACGTATTTTATTGGGGATTTAAACAAGAAAAAACTGCTACTTGGTTTAGCATGTTTGACCCCGATGGCAACCATTCAGAAACAGTACTGGCCATGCACTATTTATGGACAGGTGAAAATCAACCTTTCCACTCTATTCCTAAACTTCAAAAAGTTACTTTAGATGGGCAAGCCCCTAACGAAAATGTTTTTATAACAGCAGAAAAAAAGTACCAGTTAGAAGCTGTGGTAGATACCTTAAAAGATGAAAACTTTGAAGTCATTTGGGAAATAAAACCTGAAAACGAAGCCATTAGCTACTGGGGAGAAAAAGAAAAAGTAGCACCGCCTGTCTTTGCCACCAAAGGTAAAGGACTCTACAAAACAAGGTTTACAGCTCCTAAAGAAGAGGGTGCTTATCGCGCATATTGTTACATTTATAATAAAGAAGGTGGTTTTGCTACAGGAAATTTCCCCTTTTATGTGCTTGAATATGAAAACCAAATAACAAAACACCACTAA
- a CDS encoding discoidin domain-containing protein yields the protein MKPNNLKFFFVIMLLSTTGIFTQCKKKEKDQLPSSSDKLSVQQVETSCTHTISANETILDGSEFEPGSVICIEGGRRGALLLRNFNGTSAEPIVFINKGKVEFKLNSNNAYGIKTEECAFLKFSGSGSPEYERGIEIDGPHIGMAIERMSTNIEIEFMEIHNIGFAGIMAKTDPSCDPATWRENFTMKDLRIHDCHIYETKGEGIYVGNSFYVNGRNLGCGSILPHAIHGVRVYNNKVWNSGWEGIQVGCATEDCEIYNNSVENYGLTNTRAQNNGIQIGEGTSGKMYNNIIRKGTGNGLIVLARGNNYIYNNIIIDAGDLGIFCDARGSLPNSEFAFINNTIINPKTAGIWQYSTTTKNTFYNNIVAGTTSFTHYRSGAEADEQNNLFLENAADVKFTSLSTRDFSLKAESPAVDGGKDVSSYGINFDFENNRRPYGNGYDIGAYEFNSGSGFPDDEVAVPAPGEVVGDVKVSASSYQEPYRPENTLDGNLQTRWAASGVGAWIKYEFQNVQNVNTVSIAFFEGEKHQYAFDIEVSMDDVNWISVYTGQSSGTSGEVESFSFPDAQAKFVRITGKGSNDNNWNSFTSVKISDEDEMSQPPLPGEPKDSLNAEPEKPSFAFETTNDLFIDANNRALNNNFLQVGPGRNTVYLMFDVDNVDLSKIKKAKLQLQVTDNRGGGVINISNGSHSNWDENTLEFSRRPLGTNVVARHNTRQGKAGDVIEVDVSNAITQEGAYTFVIELENTVGVRQISFSSKEGSFAPKLVLE from the coding sequence ATGAAACCAAACAACTTGAAATTTTTCTTTGTAATTATGCTGCTGTCGACTACAGGCATATTTACGCAGTGTAAGAAGAAAGAAAAGGATCAATTGCCCTCTTCTTCTGATAAGCTATCTGTTCAACAGGTGGAAACGTCGTGCACGCATACGATTAGTGCAAACGAGACGATTTTAGACGGTAGCGAGTTTGAGCCAGGTAGTGTAATATGCATTGAAGGAGGAAGAAGGGGAGCGCTTTTGTTAAGAAACTTTAATGGCACATCTGCCGAACCTATTGTTTTTATTAATAAAGGCAAAGTGGAGTTCAAGCTTAATAGCAATAATGCTTACGGTATCAAAACTGAAGAGTGTGCTTTTCTTAAATTTTCCGGATCAGGTAGCCCTGAATATGAACGTGGTATAGAAATAGATGGACCACATATTGGAATGGCTATAGAAAGAATGTCTACCAATATAGAAATCGAGTTTATGGAAATTCACAATATTGGTTTTGCCGGTATAATGGCTAAAACAGATCCTAGTTGTGATCCTGCTACTTGGAGAGAGAATTTTACAATGAAAGATCTCCGGATCCACGATTGTCATATCTATGAAACCAAAGGAGAAGGTATTTATGTAGGAAACTCTTTTTATGTAAATGGCCGTAATTTAGGCTGTGGAAGTATTCTTCCGCACGCTATCCATGGTGTAAGGGTGTATAATAACAAAGTTTGGAACTCAGGTTGGGAAGGAATTCAGGTAGGTTGTGCTACAGAGGATTGCGAAATTTACAACAACTCTGTTGAGAATTATGGACTTACCAATACTAGGGCGCAAAACAACGGTATTCAGATAGGTGAAGGAACCTCTGGTAAAATGTACAACAATATTATCAGGAAAGGTACCGGAAATGGTCTTATCGTATTGGCAAGGGGAAATAACTATATCTATAACAACATTATTATAGATGCTGGTGACTTAGGTATTTTTTGTGATGCAAGGGGCAGTTTGCCAAACTCTGAGTTCGCATTTATAAATAACACCATTATTAATCCTAAAACTGCAGGTATCTGGCAGTACAGTACCACTACAAAAAATACGTTCTATAATAATATTGTAGCAGGTACTACTAGTTTCACCCACTACCGTAGTGGTGCAGAGGCTGATGAGCAGAATAACCTTTTCCTTGAAAATGCTGCTGATGTGAAATTTACCAGCTTATCTACTCGTGACTTTAGCCTTAAAGCCGAATCTCCTGCCGTAGACGGTGGTAAAGATGTGTCTTCTTATGGAATCAACTTTGACTTTGAAAATAATAGACGTCCATATGGTAATGGTTATGACATAGGTGCTTACGAGTTTAATAGTGGTAGCGGTTTCCCAGATGATGAGGTTGCCGTACCAGCGCCAGGTGAAGTTGTTGGCGATGTTAAAGTAAGTGCTAGTTCTTACCAAGAACCTTATAGGCCTGAAAATACGCTTGACGGTAACTTGCAAACCAGGTGGGCTGCATCAGGTGTAGGAGCGTGGATCAAGTATGAATTTCAGAATGTCCAGAATGTAAATACCGTTTCAATAGCGTTTTTTGAAGGTGAAAAGCACCAATATGCTTTTGATATTGAAGTGTCTATGGATGATGTCAACTGGATCAGCGTATATACAGGACAAAGTTCTGGTACTTCAGGTGAGGTAGAAAGCTTTAGTTTCCCTGACGCACAGGCAAAATTTGTGAGAATAACTGGGAAAGGTAGCAATGATAACAACTGGAACAGCTTTACTTCTGTAAAGATCTCTGACGAGGATGAAATGTCTCAGCCGCCGTTGCCAGGGGAGCCAAAAGACTCTCTTAATGCTGAGCCTGAAAAACCTTCTTTTGCTTTTGAGACTACCAATGACCTTTTCATTGATGCTAACAACAGAGCACTGAACAATAACTTTTTACAAGTTGGGCCTGGAAGAAATACTGTTTACCTAATGTTTGATGTGGACAATGTTGACCTTTCTAAGATCAAAAAGGCTAAACTTCAACTTCAGGTGACTGATAACAGGGGTGGTGGTGTCATTAACATCAGTAATGGTAGCCATAGTAACTGGGACGAAAATACATTGGAATTTAGTAGAAGGCCTTTAGGGACCAATGTTGTGGCTAGACATAACACAAGACAGGGAAAAGCAGGTGATGTTATTGAGGTAGATGTTTCTAATGCAATTACTCAGGAAGGTGCTTATACTTTTGTAATAGAGCTTGAGAATACTGTTGGTGTAAGGCAAATATCTTTTAGTTCTAAAGAAGGTAGTTTTGCTCCTAAGCTTGTTCTCGAATAG